A section of the Bombus terrestris chromosome 2, iyBomTerr1.2, whole genome shotgun sequence genome encodes:
- the LOC100647286 gene encoding uncharacterized protein LOC100647286 has translation MTTEGEDTVSVTPWYTKFFEYWRNRNRVGPGKVELPDCDFFIVESRRTLRILKPTLKSGWYYDNTNERPESIADNFFTRWSRRPHSPSNCRCSFRQSKRVSTAEEQIISAELNRIRTSLCEAEENERAIEELEHRVSVNLQKFQVSEAENEPAKIEDKSIGMMNVIDQVTSDTTDQQVDEQTIKSRIVKDLEKYINVLLEEILDDTVKYVAGTKDALIKDVRNSKKRNDRSTSQRSSHDKEKLTKRKPTNEESYDTEESFNDISFSFHSERIEKNEKESERRESDSNEGYVNRGFIGSTNDPDSLDFYLGRSIDTEVTLEQLDCIDSGINSVETIEFQPDQEPSLEQSLLKIIDEKLGRTALRNSWEDLSTGGQENDAQGQPTKRIDEEMVFPRSGEQLSSDRSTERSEVTGKNDAERSEPQDSSVQTARGIDISTDNLESGVPAVDLKELEETVNEPSFEKLRLEFKDNGNESSFRAKKGNAIANLREKFTTNPHDYDSDRCSLGKSSWNEKMGTFEMKKEAAAASIELEDYRKTWPNIEENTISIDYKENPRDLVTFRKNRKPMIVFLHGFGSSAEIFEHQLRYFSALGYPCIAPDMLGHGMSSAPGRSRDYHFSKLLKDLDTILCHYAFKPGQKCVLVAHNYGCSFAAALACKYDSSIHQLVLISGGGPTALAAPSTESAGHCCLRAILTPFLMCGLHRDILYSARGRQHPYCGPEPPEQWPSHMKYVLDGMVWPEGDYVFHRRICTPTLLIHGLRDNKVSLVQECQMERTMMKAFLEAIPTAGHTPMTDCPKQVNHMIHCFIDLWKNKKR, from the exons ATGACTACAGAGGGAGAAGATACGGTATCGGTAACTCCTTGGTACACAAAGTTCTTCGAATATTGGAGAAACAGAAATCGAGTGGGTCCAGGTAAAGTAGAACTTCCCGACTGCGACTTTTTTATCGTCGAATCACGGCGAACCTTAAGGATTCTGAAGCCAACCTTGAAAAGTGGCTGGTATTACGACAACACGAACGAGAGGCCTGAATCCATCGCTGACAATTTCTTCACCCGTTGGTCCAGAAGACCTCACTCACCCAGTAACTGCAGATGCTCTTTTCGACAATCGAAACGAGTAAGTACTGCCGAAGAACAAATCATCTCCGCCGAATTGAACAGGATTAGGACGAGCCTCTGCGAAGCGGAGGAAAACGAACGCGCAATCGAGGAACTCGAACATAGGGTGTCGGTAAATTTGCAGAAATTTCAAGTTTCTGAAGCCGAAAACGAACCAGCTAAAATAGAGGATAAGAGTATCGGCATGATGAACGTAATCGACCAAGTTACCTCTGATACAACCGATCAACAGGTGGACGAGCAAACGATCAAAAGTAGAATTGTGAAGGATCTAGAGAAGTACATCAACGTGCTCCTCGAAGAGATATTGGACGACACGGTGAAGTACGTCGCAGGCACGAAGGACGCTCTTATCAAGGATGTAAGAAACTCtaaaaagagaaacgatcgtTCGACGTCACAACGATCGAGTCACGATAAAGAGAAGTTGACCAAAAGGAAACCAACAAACGAGGAATCCTACGACACCGAGGAATCGTTCAACGACATCAGCTTCTCGTTTCATTCGGAAAGGAtcgaaaagaacgaaaaagaatCGGAGCGACGTGAAAGCGACAGCAACGAGGGCTATGTAAACCGCGGCTTCATCGGCTCGACGAACGATCCCGACTCGTTGGATTTCTACCTAGGACGATCGATCGACACGGAAGTTACTCTGGAGCAACTAGATTGTATTGATTCCGGGATAAACAGCGTTGAAACGATCGAGTTCCAACCGGATCAGGAGCCGAGCCTGGAGCAATCCTTGTTGAAGATCATCGACGAGAAGCTCGGTAGAACGGCTTTGAGGAACAGTTGGGAAGACTTGAGCACAGGTGGCCAGGAGAACGATGCTCAGGGCCAGCCGACAAAGAGAATAGACGAGGAGATGGTGTTTCCGAGAAGTGGCGAGCAGCTGAGCAGCGATCGAAGCACCGAGAGATCGGAGGTCACCGGGAAGAATGACGCGGAAAGGAGCGAACCGCAGGATTCGAGCGTTCAAACCGCTCGAGGAATCGATATCTCGACGGATAATCTCGAGAGTGGCGTACCCGCGGTGGATCTGAAGGAGCTAGAGGAAACTGTTAACGAGCCCAGTTTCGAGAAACTGCGGCTGGAATTCAAGGACAACGGCAACGAGTCGTCCTTCAGGGCCAAAAAGGGTAACGCGATTGCTAATCTGCGAGAAAAGTTCACCACGAACCCGCACGACTACGATTCTGATCGGTGTTCTTTGGGAAAGAGCAGTTGGAACGAAAAAATGGGCACGTTCGAGATGAAGAAGGAAGCCGCCGCTGCGTCCATCGAACTCGAGGATTACAGAAAGACGTGGCCCAACATCGAGGAAAATACCATCTCGATCGATTATAAGGAAAATCCTCGAGATTTAGTTACGTTTCGAAAAAATCGGAAGCCAATGATCGTGTTTCTTCATGGTTTCGGATCGTCGGCGGAGATCTTCGAACACCAGCTTCGATATTTCTCCGCTTTGGGTTATCCTTGTATCGCGCCGGATATGCTGGGACACGGAATGAGCTCGGCACCTGGACGGTCCAGAGATTACCATTTTAGCAAGCTACTCAAGGATTTAGATACTATACTGTGTCACTACGCTTTCAAGCCTGGTCAGAAATGCGTCCTGGTAGCGCATAATTATGG ATGCAGTTTTGCAGCTGCCTTGGCTTGCAAGTACGACAGTAGTATTCATCAGCTAGTCCTGATATCCGGAGGTGGTCCAACAGCTTTAGCAGCACCCAGTACCGAAAGCGCCGGCCACTGCTGCCTCAGAGCAATCCTAACACCGTTTTTAATGTGCGGCCTTCATAGAGATATATTATATTCCGCGAGGGGCCGTCAACACCCTTACTGTGGCCCTGAGCCACCAGAACAATGGCCTTCGCACATGAAATACGTTTTGGACGGTATGGTCTGGCCGGAAGGAGACTACGTGTTCCATAGAAGGATATGCACGCCGACGCTTCTCATACATGGTTTAAGGGACAACAAAGTGTCACTCGTGCAGGAATGCCAAATGGAGAGG ACCATGATGAAAGCCTTTCTCGAAGCAATTCCAACTGCTGGTCATACTCCCATGACTGATTGCCCAAAGCAAGTTAATCACATGATACATTGTTTCATAGATTtgtggaaaaataagaaacggTAG
- the LOC100649954 gene encoding coiled-coil domain-containing protein 124 has translation MPKKFVGENSKAVAARARKAAAKEAENTKKALEAEEKAWQDDDKQLLKKKQKQEESERKRQQQLEKKAEVKALLEKEMANIKVGGKQPASKITRAEIVAVTEKRNQAATKKREEEKPIEENLNRLTIEGETAHSIDEALSVLSTKEAEVDRHPEKRVKAAYASFEERMMPIVKEQNPTLRLSQLKQILKKEWMKSPENPLNQKLLLNR, from the exons ATGCCCAAAAAATTTGTTGGTGAAAATAGTAAGGCTGTCGCTGCCCGAGCCAGAAAGGCAGCAGCAAAAGAGGCTGAAAATACAAAGAAAGCTCTTGAAGCAGAAGAAAAAGCTTGGCAAGATGATGATAAACAgttattgaaaaagaaacaaaaacag GAAGAATCTGAAAGGAAACGTCAACAGCAATTAGAAAAGAAAGCAGAAGTGAAAGCTCTACTAGAAAAGGAAATGGCAAATATAAAAGTAGGTGGCAAACAGCCTGCATCTAAAATAACTAGAGCAGAAATAGTAGCTGTAACGGAAAAGCGAAATCAAGCAGCAActaaaaaaagggaagaagaaaagccaatcgaagaaaatttgaatAGGTTGACGATAGAAGGTGAAACTGCTCATAGTATAGATGAGGCGTTATCTGTTTTAAG TACAAAAGAAGCCGAGGTTGATCGTCATCCAGAAAAACGCGTAAAAGCCGCGTATGCTAGTTTCGAAGAAAGAATGATGCCTATTGTTAAAGAGCAAAACCCTACTCTGAGGTTAAGtcaattaaaacaaatattaaaaaaggaatGGATGAAATCTCCAGAAAACCCACTCAATCAAAAATTACTCTTAAACCGTTGA
- the LOC100650189 gene encoding UPF0235 protein C15orf40 homolog: MTYYFGSACLRRKLLQHFTNTREMSKQGSKKAGKSKKATVNEESKGPISLDKNGNVTIKIQAKPGAKHNNITDISEDAVGVAISAPPVEGEANTELVKYLASILGMRKSDVSLDRGSKSRHKVIIVSGTTVEKVLEKLKGEIGT, translated from the exons ATGACGTATTACTTTGGAAGTGCGTGTCTACGAAGGAAACTTTTGCAACATTTTACAAATACTCGCGAAATGTCGAAACAGGGATCAAAGAAAGctggaaaaagtaaaaaagctaCAGTTAACGAG GAATCTAAGGGACCCATAAGTTTAGATAAAAATGGAaatgttacaataaaaatacaagCAAAACCTGGTgcaaaacataataatataacag ATATTTCTGAGGATGCAGTGGGCGTCGCAATATCCGCACCTCCGGTTGAAGGTGAAGCAAATACAGAACTCGTAAAATACCTAGCCTCCATATTGGGAATGAGAAAATCCGACGTATCGTTAGATAGA GGTTCAAAGAGTCGACACAAGGTGATAATAGTATCTGGAACCACAGTGGAAAAGGTCTTAGAAAAATTAAAGGGAGAAATAGGAACTTGA
- the LOC100649489 gene encoding arrestin domain-containing protein 2, giving the protein MTRKLSKFLILFDNTNLLYFPGHFLSGRVLIELDDEAYVSGLHFHVIGEGVVRVRSQRAERVYDKENYIDFRMRLLGEPGEGPSLLSPGIHSFPFKLGLPLGLPSTFLGKHGWVQYYCKAALREPGGLTHKNQQVFIVMNPIDLNLEPPILAQPARQEIEQRVGVSCVSGGPVFCRVSLDRGGYVPGETIGISATVSNRSKVTMKSTKASLTETIQYLCRGKVLASETRELASVSRGKIRPGEGEEWLNEQMYVPPLPPTNLRGCHLINVLYHVYFVISPKSLDKEIKLQIPIVLATYPLRQEGAPAGTAPSKRGAHYPSTLPIFRPWLDDKAFEIQE; this is encoded by the exons ATGACGCGAAAACTCAGCAAGTTTTTAATACTTTTCGACAATacgaatcttttatattttcccgGCCACTTTTTGTCCGGTCGGGTACTTATCGAGTTGGATGATGAGGCCTA CGTTTCAGGGTTACATTTTCATGTGATCGGCGAAGGAGTGGTGCGTGTACGCAGTCAACGTGCTGAGAGGGTTTACGACAAAGAAAACTATATAGATTTTCGTATGAGATTGCTGGGCGAGCCAG GAGAGGGACCATCGCTGCTATCGCCAGGGATTCACAGCTTTCCATTCAAATTAGGTCTGCCCCTGGGCCTGCCGTCTACTTTCTTGGGGAAACATGGCTGGGTACAATACTATTGCAAAGCTGCACTTCGGGAGCCCGGAGGTCTAACGCACAAGAATCAGCAAGTCTTCATCGTAATGAACCCAATCGATTTAAATTTAGAACCACCGATTCTAGCA CAACCAGCAAGGCAAGAAATCGAGCAGCGAGTCGGAGTTTCCTGTGTCTCTGGAGGCCCTGTATTTTGCAGGGTAAGCCTCGACAGAGGTGGATATGTACCCGGTGAAACTATCGGCATCTCAGCGACTGTCAGCAATCGGAGCAAA GTGACAATGAAATCGACTAAAGCATCCTTGACCGAAACAATCCAATACCTTTGTCGTGGTAAAGTGCTCGCGAGTGAGACGCGAGAATTGGCTAGTGTTTCCAGGGGTAAAATCCGTCCCGGAGAAGGTGAGGAGTGGTTGAACGAACAAATGTACGTTCCCCCGTTACCACCTACCAATCTACGGGGTTGTCACCTTATCAACGTCCTTTATCACGTCTAC TTTGTAATAAGTCCAAAAAGCTTGGACAAAGAAATAAAACTACAAATACCAATCGTTTTAGCCACCTATCCTTTGAGACAGGAAGGTGCTCCAGCAGGAACTGCACCGTCGAAAAGAGGGGCACATTATCCATCAACGTTGCCGATATTTCGGCCATGGTTGGACGATAAAGCTTTTGAGATACAAGAGTGA
- the LOC100649368 gene encoding BUD13 homolog — protein sequence MEKKVIDQKEYLKKYLSSKNEKKKKKKIKLGLKTVKIIDDDIELKNLRPMEKNEFDIFTNAEDAPQIAGVVDERGPVDFSDKRRWKIIANDKGDDLAIPNIDRENKQLKEVKNVSDDDLSPPRQEKKYLDDDLSPPRISKKRKKNWADVTSKMYKHYKKNPDKRHDSDMSPPRKRNRDDHKSSYRFKEGDRDYYKSKSSKFRNRYDRDFSHRSHREDYYTKEKKYSHRNIDKECSEKRMRKTLDGKKAGLQDAKALREETEAYRKREADHFRKLSKEVTGVGQAAIVRDKTGKRRNLEAEAIEERERQKRQAELDEKYAKWGKGLKQVEDREEKLKDDLYEMSKPLARYADDADLDKMLREQEREGDPMLEYIKQKQIKEGKRKPDRPKYEGSFMPNRFGIKPGHRWDGVDRSNGYEKRWFEAQNAKIARQEEAYKWSTSDM from the exons ATGGAAAAAAAGGTTATAGatcaaaaagaatatttaaaaaaatacttatcttcaaaaaatgaaaagaagaaaaagaaaaagattaaacTGGGATTAAAAAC AGTAAAAATCATTGACGATGACATAGAGCTGAAGAATTTAAGACCAATGGAAAAGAATGAATTTGATATTTTCACCAATGCAGAAGATGCACCTCAAATTGCTGGTGTTGTAGATGAACGTGGTCCAGTTGATTTTTCTGATAAAAGAAGATGGAAAATAATAGCTAATGACAAAGGTGACGATTTAGCTATTCCTAACATTGATAGAGAAAATAAGCAACTCAAAGAAGTTAAGAACGTTTCTGATGACGACTTAAGTCCACCAAGgcaagaaaagaaatatttggaTGATGATTTGTCTCCTCCAAGaatatctaaaaaaagaaaaaaaaa TTGGGCAGACGTTACAAGTAAAATGTACAAACATTATAAAAAGAATCCAGACAAGAGACATGATTCAGATATGAGTCCACCTCGTAAAAGGAACAGAGATGACCACAAAAGTTCATACAGATTTAAGGAAGGTGACAGAGATTACTATAAGTCTAAATCAAGCAAATTTCGTAACAGATATGACCGGGACTTTAGTCATCGTTCACACAGAGAGGACTATTATACCAAGGAAAAGAAATATAGCCATAGGAATATCGATAAAGAATGTAGTGAAAAACGCATGAGGAAAACATTAGACGGAAAAAAGGCGGGATTACAAGATGCTAAAGCACTACGAGAAGAAACAGAAGCATATAGAAAACGAGAAGCTGATCATTTTCGCAAG CTTAGTAAAGAAGTTACAGGAGTTGGACAAGCGGCGATTGTGCGTGATAAAACAGGTAAAAGACGTAACCTAGAAGCAGAGGCAATAGAAGAACGAGAGAGACAAAAACGACAAGCGGAATTAGATGAAAAATATGCTAAATGGGGAAAAGG tTTAAAACAAGTTGAGGATCGCGAAGAAAAGCTAAAAGATGATCTTTATGAAATGAGTAAGCCTCTAGCAAGATATGCAGATGACGCTGATTTAGACAAAATGCTTAGGGAACAAGAAAGAGAAGGTGATCCTATGTTAgaatatattaaacaaaaacagataaaagaagggaagagaaaaCCAG ATCGACCAAAGTACGAAGGATCATTCATGCCAAATCGTTTTGGTATCAAACCTGGTCATAGGTGGGACGGGGTTGACAGAAGTAATGGATATGAAAAACGATGGTTTGAAGCACAAAATGCAAAGATAGCACGTCAAGAGGAGGCTTATAAATGGAGCACTTCTGATATGTAA